In Brevinematales bacterium, the sequence GGTCTGACGGTCGGTTATACGGTGAAATACTTCCTCGACCGGCGTTTCGTGTTCGTGAAAAACGGGACGGGAGCGCAAAAAGAATGAGCGGGCCGGTATTTCTCGCGGTATCGATACTTCTCGGCGCGTTCGGGCAAATCCTCTTCAAGAAGGGGGTCGATCAGGTATCCGGCGAGGGAATCGCGTTCTATCTCGCGCTCGCGCAGAATATCTGGGTCATCCTCGGCGCGGCGGCATACGGGGTGAGCTTTATCCTGTGGATGCAGGTGCTCCGTTTCTACGACATCAGCTTCGCGCGGCCGATCACCGCCGCGGGGTATATCCTGACCTATATCCTCGCTATCCTCGTCCTCGGCGAGGGGTTCACATGGCAACGCCTTCTCGGCACCGCGCTGATCACCGCGGGCGTAATACTCATGAGGTAAATATGAAAAAAAAAGTTTCCGCGTCCATATACGACTTCGACCATACCGTTTACGACGGGGACTGCCTCGTGGATTTCTGGTTTTACATGCTCCCGCGCCGGCCCCTTGCGATTTTCCTCGTGCCACTGCAGATATTTATGGGGATTCTTTTCCTCCTGCGGATCGTCCGGCTCTCGCGCTTCAAGTCGTTTTTCCTGTTGTTCGTCCACGGGATAAAAACCGAACGTTTGGATAGATATATCCATGATTTCTGGGCGCGCCGGAAGAAGGGCATTTTCCCGTGGGTGCGGGACAGGCTCGCGGAGGAGCGGAAGAACGGGCTTTACCTGATCTGCAACTCGGCATCGCCGCGCTTCATCCTCGAACCGATGGTTACCGATCTGGGGTTCGACCTGCTGATCTGTACCGAGTTCGATACGGCCGACGGACGGCAGACGAATCATATGATCGGGACAAACTGCCGCGGCGAGGAAAAAGTCCGCAGGATTGAAAAATGGACTGCCGACGGGAACATCGACCTCAAGACCGTGAACGCCTACTCCGACCATTTATCGGATATCCCGTTATTCGAGCTCGCGGAGAACAGTTATCTCATCAAGCGCGGGGAAATTATCCTGTATCGTTCTTCGAAGTAGCTTTCTGTCATACTGGGTCTTTTAGATTTGTATCTAACTTTATAATAGTGGGGCATGTCACCTTGAGCCAGGCGAAGGGCGACGGGTAATCTCAGAATGACAATTTTATTATGGGCAATTCTAATAACTCAATAATAATTCAGAGATTACCAAATAGGAAAACAACCCTGTCATTGCGAGCGCAGGGAAGCAATCTATTCTATTGTCATTTAATAAATTACATAGACTGCTATGTCACTGCGTTCCTCGCAGTGACATAGTAAAATCTTCTTTATTCGATAATTATACGTATTCATTTCATTTCCATGAAGTTTTTAGAACAGCCCTTATATCTAAACTACGAAAAGTTTATAGCTTCCTGAAGTATTCGAGTTCCTGATCGTCGAGCTTCCGCCACTGTCCGGGTTCGATCCCCTCGAGACGCACAGTCCCGATACGCACGCGGACAAGAGTCTCCACCGGCGCGCCGACCTTCCGGCACATCCTCCGTATCTGACGGTTCTTCCCCTCGACGATAGTCATATGAAACGAATCGGCGCTCATCCGAACAATCCGGGCGCGGCGGGTCATCTCGCCCATAATCCGCACTCCCCCGCGCAGTTTCTCGAGCGACCCGTCGGGAATCGGCACGACGGTCTTCACGAAATACTCCTTCTCGCAGACCGTGGTTTCACCGATAATTTTCTGCGGGATCGAGGAATCGTCTGTCAGGATAATGAGGCCGGAACTGTCCTTATCGAGCCTGCCCACCGGGCGCACATTATCGGGAAGCCCGCCCGTCAGCTCATAGATATTCGGCCCTTCCTCCTCGCTCGCGGTAACCACATAGCCCGCGGGCTTGTGGAACGCGACGGTGGTCTTTTCCGCGCGGAACTCGTCCTGATCGAACGCGTACTCCACCTTATCGGCGCGGGGGTCGATTTTCCGCCCGAGCGACGTCTCGACCGCGCCGTTGACAATCACCTTGCCCGCCGCGATCAGACGGTCGGCCTCGCGGCGCGAGCAAACACCCTGCGAGGCTATCCACTTATTCAGGCGAATCATCGCCCGTTCGCTAAAATATGACATCTCATATTATAGCATAATATTGATTATTTCTCCCTCTTTTTATAAAATGATAAATCTATCCCAGCCGTATAATACGTTTTTAAAACTGTTAGATATCAGCGAATTATCGCTATTCATTTTTGTTTAATATGTGCACGAATATTTGATTTTATTACAGCCGTGCGCTAAAATTAATTTTATTCAGGCATTGACGTTACATATAGCATTCATTCTCGTAATATGGGTTAATACCTTTATAGGGGAGGATATATGAAAAATCTGGTTCTGATCGCGTTGTTCGCCCTCTTAACAGTCGGCATCGGGTTCGCCGATCACAATCCCGGCTCGTTCCTGAATATTTCATTGCGGGA encodes:
- a CDS encoding EamA family transporter, with protein sequence MSGPVFLAVSILLGAFGQILFKKGVDQVSGEGIAFYLALAQNIWVILGAAAYGVSFILWMQVLRFYDISFARPITAAGYILTYILAILVLGEGFTWQRLLGTALITAGVILMR
- a CDS encoding HAD-IB family hydrolase yields the protein MKKKVSASIYDFDHTVYDGDCLVDFWFYMLPRRPLAIFLVPLQIFMGILFLLRIVRLSRFKSFFLLFVHGIKTERLDRYIHDFWARRKKGIFPWVRDRLAEERKNGLYLICNSASPRFILEPMVTDLGFDLLICTEFDTADGRQTNHMIGTNCRGEEKVRRIEKWTADGNIDLKTVNAYSDHLSDIPLFELAENSYLIKRGEIILYRSSK
- a CDS encoding rRNA pseudouridine synthase; protein product: MIRLNKWIASQGVCSRREADRLIAAGKVIVNGAVETSLGRKIDPRADKVEYAFDQDEFRAEKTTVAFHKPAGYVVTASEEEGPNIYELTGGLPDNVRPVGRLDKDSSGLIILTDDSSIPQKIIGETTVCEKEYFVKTVVPIPDGSLEKLRGGVRIMGEMTRRARIVRMSADSFHMTIVEGKNRQIRRMCRKVGAPVETLVRVRIGTVRLEGIEPGQWRKLDDQELEYFRKL